AGAACTTTCGCCGCTTCAGCCCCGGTTGCCGCGTTGCAGGCCGATTCATTCTCAAGCACCAAGATGATGCCATTTTTCGCGGCCTTGTCCGCCGCTTCCCGCAGTTTGTCGTTGATGGCAGAGCGATACGGCCCCTGGTCTTCGAGCCGCCAGAAATCGAAGCAACGCACGCGATCGGTTCCGAAGGCCTTCGCCATTTCTATGGCGCGCTCCAGAACTTCGTCCTGCTCCTTCCAGTTGAAATCTGCGCCAAAACTCTTGGCCTCGCTGAATTTGGATTTCGGCGCGCCGGGCCAGTCAACTTTAAAAAGCGGGCTGGCGATGTCGGTGACTTTCAATTTGAATTTTTTCAGAATGCGGCGGGCCTCGGCGACTTCTTTCTCATCGAGCTTGACGATGTTCTTCTTCCACATGCCGCGCAGCTCGATCCAGCCCATGCCGAATTCACGCGACGCCACCTCGCAGGCCCGGCCAAAATCCTGGGAAATTTCATCGTTGATTACAGAGATACGAAATGGGGATTTGGCCTCAGCCGCCGTCACAAAACGGGACACCGCCGTCACCGCCGTCACGGCAGCTATTCCTTCGAGAAATTTGCGGCGGGCAAAGGGCACGGGCATAAGTTGCTCCTCGAACTCCATCGTTCAAGATGATGGTCTGTAAAGATGATGAAAGACGCCAACAAATCTACCACCATCGAAACATCGAGTGGTAGCAGCCTAGCTGCTCATGTGGGGACAGCCGCCCCCGGCTGTCCGGCGGCCCAGGTGTATCGGGCCGCGGTAGGCTGCAATTTGCCCTCCCCGCCAAAGGTGTAAGTGCTTTGGTTTCGTCGAGTGTTCCTGCGGGAACACAATTGCGGTTTTGCACAAGTGTTCCTGCGGGAACATTATAATGTACAGACGTGTACATACAATATGGTACGTAACGACGTAAGTGCATTGTTTTGTTGGGCTGGGCGGGTGCCGAAATATCGGCAGAGGCGTGAGAAGAGGCGAAATCAGGGTGCAGAAAGCCCGCTCGAGCAAGTTATTGAGGACAAAGTGCTTAGGTACGCGGCAGCGACGGCGAAAGTGGAGGGCTTGTGTTTTCTTGCAGTTGCGGCACTCTTATTTTCTTATATTTATTGCCGATGTCCAGCAAATCAAAAGGCCGAAGATCTGCCCTCAAAAAGCCCCACTTCTCGCACAAAACGCGCGAGAAATGGGGCATCCGATCCTTGCTGACGGCTGAGGGCTGACGCCCCGCGCCTGCTCTATGTTCCTTCGCTCCACCCTGCCAAATACTCTTCCTGCTCGGGGCTGAGCCGGTCGATCTTAATCGCCATTGATTCCAGCTTCAACTTGGCCACGCGCTTGTCGAGTTCGTCGGGGACTTTGTATACCGTTTTCTCCAGCTTCTTGGAGTTCTTGACCATGTACTCGACCGAAAGCGCCTGGTCGGCGAACGACATATCCATCACCGAGGCCGGATGCCCTTCCGCCGCGGCCAGGTTGATGAGGCGACCGTCGCCGAGCAGGTTGATCTTGCGTCCGTCTTTCAGTGAGTACTCTTCGACGAAGGTGCGGGTAGTGCGCTTCGAGGACGACATCTTATCCAGCGCCGGGATGTCGATCTCGACGTTGAAGTGCCCGGAGTTCGAAATAATCGCGCCATCTTTCATGTGGTCGAAATGTTCTTTGGTGAGCACGCTCTTGTTGCCGGTGACGGTGCAGAAAACGTCGCCCAGCTTGGCCGCTTCGGTCATTGACATCACGCGGAAGCCGTCCATCACGGCTTCGAGCGCCTTCGTAGGATCGACCTCGGTGACGATGACTTCGGCGCCGCAGCCACGCGCGCGCGACGCGAGTCCGCGGCCGCACCAGCCGTAGCCGGCGACTACAAACTTCGAGCCGGCCAGCAGAAAATTCGTAGCGCGGATAATGCCATCGATCGTGGACTGCCCGGTTCCGTAACGATTATCAAAAAGATGCTTCGTGTCGGCATCGTTCACGGCGACGACCGGGAACTTCAACATGCCTTCCTTCGCCATCGCGCGCAGGCGAATGACGCCGGTCGTGGTCTCTTCCGTTCCGCCGATTACGTCAGTGAGCGCGTCGGTGCGCTTGGTGTGCAGAATCGTCACCAGGTCAGCGCCATCGTCCATGGTAATGTGCGGCTTGTGGTCGATCGCGGCCAGGATGTGGTTGTAATAAGTGTCGTTGTCCTCGCCCTTGATGGCGAATACGGGAATGTTGTGGTCGCGCACCAGGCTGGCGGCGACATCGTCCTGAGTCGACAGCGGATTCGAGGCACACAGCACAACCTCCGCCCCGCCGTCCCGCAGGCAAATGCCCAGGTTCGCAGTCTCCGCCGTCACGTGCAGGCAGGCCGAGATACGGATGCCTTTCAGCGGTTGGTTCTTAATGAACTCCTTGCGGATAATCTGGAGCACTTTCATGGACTGGTTCGCCCACTCAATGCGCTTCTTGCCCAAATCGGCCATTTCTACGTTCTTGATATCGCAATTCACAGCTGCGGTTGACATTGCTTCTCCTGTGCGGCGCGCTTAAAGCGGCGGAAAGCTAAAGTTGGATTGCCGGTAGATGATGTGAGTCCACAACTATTTTCGCAGAATACACCAGATTTCGGGAACCAGATCAGCGTATCCAACCGCTCATACGGGATGGGTCTTTCGACCCTTGCACTATGGCACTTCGGTTCTGCATTTTCTTCGCGACCTTCGCGGCATTTTCTTCGCGTCTTTGCGGTTAAAGGATCTTTTCAAAACAAAAAGCCTGGCGCAAAGTGCGCGAAGAAAAGCCGCAAAGTTCGCTGAGAAACCCTACTTGCGAACAGCTACGGGTTCCCGCAAGCCAGCATCGCTCGCCAGTTTCGCCGCTTTGCCGATTGCCTCCCACGTGAAATCGGGATCGTTGCGGCCGAAGTGACCATACGCCGCCGTCTTTTTATAAATCGGGCGCCGCAGGTTGAGCGATTCGATGATGCCGCGCGGCGTCAGGCTGAAGTGGGCGCGAATCAGATCCGGAATGATCGCCGGATCAACTTTCTCCGTGCCAAAGGTCTCAACTCGCACGCTGACCGGATCGGCTACGCCGATGGCATACGCGAGTTGCACTTCGCAGCGTCCCGCGAGTCCGGCGGCAACCACGTTCTTCGCAATGTGCCGCGCCATGTAAG
Above is a window of Candidatus Sulfotelmatobacter sp. DNA encoding:
- a CDS encoding sugar phosphate isomerase/epimerase family protein, whose amino-acid sequence is MPVPFARRKFLEGIAAVTAVTAVSRFVTAAEAKSPFRISVINDEISQDFGRACEVASREFGMGWIELRGMWKKNIVKLDEKEVAEARRILKKFKLKVTDIASPLFKVDWPGAPKSKFSEAKSFGADFNWKEQDEVLERAIEMAKAFGTDRVRCFDFWRLEDQGPYRSAINDKLREAADKAAKNGIILVLENESACNAATGAEAAKVLGAVQSPAFMLNWDAGNAAAAGETPYPDGYNLLPKERIGHCHCKDFVKRGKGEWAAMGAGIIDWTGQFKALKRDGYRFAVSLETHWNGGGSPEECSRQSWAGMKKLLQQADAL
- the ahcY gene encoding adenosylhomocysteinase, with the translated sequence MSTAAVNCDIKNVEMADLGKKRIEWANQSMKVLQIIRKEFIKNQPLKGIRISACLHVTAETANLGICLRDGGAEVVLCASNPLSTQDDVAASLVRDHNIPVFAIKGEDNDTYYNHILAAIDHKPHITMDDGADLVTILHTKRTDALTDVIGGTEETTTGVIRLRAMAKEGMLKFPVVAVNDADTKHLFDNRYGTGQSTIDGIIRATNFLLAGSKFVVAGYGWCGRGLASRARGCGAEVIVTEVDPTKALEAVMDGFRVMSMTEAAKLGDVFCTVTGNKSVLTKEHFDHMKDGAIISNSGHFNVEIDIPALDKMSSSKRTTRTFVEEYSLKDGRKINLLGDGRLINLAAAEGHPASVMDMSFADQALSVEYMVKNSKKLEKTVYKVPDELDKRVAKLKLESMAIKIDRLSPEQEEYLAGWSEGT